The genome window AGTTAGTAAACCTACGCCATCTAATCATGTATTGTTACATTGGTGATTTGGCGGTCTTTAGACATGTCAGTGGGACAAAAACAGCATCGGATCTAAGTAAATTACAGAAACTGCAAGTTTTGGATTCTGTTGAATCAGAAGGAAAGATTATTAAAGTCATCAGGAATATGACCCAACTTACAAGCCTCGGTATTACAAATGTGAAAGCAAGTGACGAGATGGACCTCTGTGACTCCCTTCAAAAGTTAGAGCTCCTTCACACTTTGCTTTTAGTGGCAAGTGATGAAGAGGAGTTTCTTCGAGTTAATGCACTACGTTCGCCTCCTCTAGACCTTCAAAACATTTTATTGGCCGGAAAACTAGAAAGGTTACCTCTTTGGTTAGGTTCACTCAATAACCTGACACGTATGTATCTACGTTGGTCTAGACTGGAAGAAGATGTGCTACCTCACATTCAAGCATTGCCGAATCTTGAAACGCTTGGGCTATTTAATGCATATGTTGGCAAAAAATTGTGTTTCTCCAGAGGCTTCATAAAGCTTAAGGATTTGGTGTTGAGCAGCTTCCCGGTATTGAATAGTATAGCTATAGAGAAAGGGGCGATGCCAAATCTCCAGCTCTTATCCATTGCGTACTGCCTGGAGTTAAAGGCATTGCCGCAGGGCATTGAGTTCCTTGCTAACGTAGAACGCTTGACGCTGTCTTCTGTTCCAATGCAACTTATAGAGTCCGTAAGAGGAGGCATGGATCATCCAAAGGTGCAACATATTCCTGAAATCCACCTGCATTATGAGAGAGAAAATATATGGTACCATAAAAGCTTTTCTGGTATTCACTCTCGCAAAAGGTATGCACACTTTTATCCTTgcataaaaaatttattacGGTTAGACTTACCACATTTTTTGTATCacatttgtaccacatttttttatagaggtagAGCTCATCGACACATGTGGATCTCAtttctattagagagatggtaCAAATGTGGTAAAAGtaataattttgtaaaaaaatattcCACAACTTAATTATTTGAACTATTACGTTAGAAAGTTAAAAGGTTGGTGATTTTTAtac of Malus sylvestris chromosome 6, drMalSylv7.2, whole genome shotgun sequence contains these proteins:
- the LOC126627280 gene encoding disease resistance protein RPM1-like encodes the protein MYLRWSRLEEDVLPHIQALPNLETLGLFNAYVGKKLCFSRGFIKLKDLVLSSFPVLNSIAIEKGAMPNLQLLSIAYCLELKALPQGIEFLANVERLTLSSVPMQLIESVRGGMDHPKVQHIPEIHLHYERENIWYHKSFSGIHSRKRIKPHKHL